From the Desulfarculaceae bacterium genome, one window contains:
- a CDS encoding FAD-dependent oxidoreductase, with protein MQRAIDSLARERFDLVVVGGGIYGAAAAWEAARRGLKTALIESGDFGALASANSLKTIHSGFRYLQNLDLARLRVSSGELTNLLGMAPHLVQAVPCLVPTKGLGKQGRPAFAVALTLYNHLINNHKLRGRLLGKHEARALLGPCPLEGVTGAAMWYEGVSADSERLTLAYVQSAAAEGASAANYARALDLLREDGHVTGVRVRDELSGAEFAVQGSVVLLCAGVFNDALLGREAPRPALASAINVVLKDSLGSALMGVRSPRTAAQDPVCGAHRFMFMVPWQGRTMLGTAYRPWPEQARPAGPKAAELLDLLVEFNQGCPGLNLGPEDISFYHWGLVPLAEPGRAPGGGGLATKRLVEEESGLVAVSGAKYTTARAVAAEAVSRAAGQMGKAAPELAVTPLWGGDPNGEALPADMPPATAKHLRARYGSRAAEVAAVGQADAALLEPLAESPTVLGCEVAWAVEQEMALSLADVSLRRTMLGKVQRPSDAALSAAAGIMAARLAWDAARQEAEITRALEPYAVLEELK; from the coding sequence ATGCAACGCGCAATCGACAGCCTGGCCAGGGAGCGATTCGACCTGGTGGTGGTGGGCGGGGGCATCTACGGCGCGGCCGCGGCCTGGGAGGCCGCCCGCCGGGGCCTGAAGACCGCCCTGATCGAATCCGGCGACTTCGGGGCTCTGGCCAGCGCCAACAGCCTCAAGACTATTCACAGCGGGTTCCGCTACTTGCAGAACCTGGACCTGGCCCGGCTGCGGGTCTCCTCTGGCGAACTGACCAACCTGCTGGGCATGGCCCCTCACCTGGTGCAGGCGGTGCCCTGCCTGGTGCCCACCAAGGGTTTGGGCAAGCAGGGGCGCCCGGCCTTCGCTGTGGCGCTCACTCTGTACAACCACCTGATAAACAACCACAAACTGCGCGGTCGCCTCTTGGGCAAGCACGAGGCCCGCGCCCTGCTGGGGCCTTGCCCCCTGGAGGGCGTGACCGGCGCGGCGATGTGGTACGAGGGCGTGTCGGCCGACTCGGAGCGCCTCACCTTGGCCTATGTGCAATCGGCTGCGGCGGAGGGCGCGAGCGCGGCCAACTACGCGCGGGCCCTGGACCTGCTGCGCGAGGATGGCCACGTGACCGGGGTGCGGGTGCGCGACGAGCTGAGCGGGGCCGAGTTCGCGGTGCAAGGCTCGGTGGTGCTGCTCTGCGCCGGGGTCTTCAACGACGCCCTTCTGGGGCGCGAGGCTCCCCGGCCCGCCCTGGCCTCGGCCATCAATGTGGTGCTCAAGGACAGCCTGGGCTCGGCCCTCATGGGGGTGCGCTCGCCGCGCACGGCGGCGCAAGACCCGGTGTGCGGGGCGCATCGCTTCATGTTCATGGTGCCCTGGCAGGGGCGCACCATGCTGGGCACCGCCTACCGCCCCTGGCCGGAACAGGCCCGCCCGGCCGGGCCCAAGGCGGCGGAGCTGTTGGACCTCCTGGTGGAGTTCAACCAGGGCTGCCCGGGCCTGAACCTGGGGCCCGAGGACATAAGTTTCTATCACTGGGGCCTGGTGCCCCTGGCCGAGCCGGGCCGCGCGCCGGGCGGAGGCGGCTTGGCCACCAAGCGGCTCGTCGAGGAGGAGTCCGGCCTGGTGGCGGTGAGCGGAGCCAAGTACACAACCGCCCGCGCGGTGGCCGCCGAGGCGGTGAGCCGGGCCGCCGGCCAGATGGGCAAGGCCGCGCCCGAGCTGGCCGTGACCCCCTTGTGGGGCGGCGATCCCAACGGGGAGGCCCTGCCCGCCGATATGCCGCCCGCCACGGCCAAGCATTTGCGGGCCCGCTACGGCTCCCGCGCGGCCGAGGTGGCCGCTGTGGGCCAGGCCGACGCCGCGCTGCTGGAGCCATTGGCCGAGAGCCCCACGGTGCTGGGCTGCGAAGTGGCCTGGGCGGTGGAGCAGGAAATGGCCCTGAGCCTGGCCGATGTCAGTTTGCGCCGCACCATGCTGGGCAAGGTGCAGCGGCCCAGCGACGCGGCCCTGAGCGCGGCCGCCGGGATCATGGCCGCGCGCCTGGCTTGGGACGCGGCCCGGCAAGAGGCCGAGATCACCCGGGCCCTGGAGCCCTACGCGGTGCTGGAGGAGCTCAAGTGA
- a CDS encoding methyltransferase domain-containing protein, whose amino-acid sequence MSGAMREDADQVTATHEYAQRFAGPVGAYFLTVQGARTLELAAPWPGARVLDVGGGHAQLAPPLIAAGYQVTVAGSDPSCETLLKERLKPGSYEFVACDLMDLPFEPRSFDLVLSYRMLTHVADPAGFAAQLCRVADRAVIVDYPAKRSFNILGESLFKAKESLDDNVHTRHYVSFWDREVSELFAARGFGKPVRRRQHFWPMALHRKLKSSGFTSAAEGVALGMGLTALLGSPVILRMERAS is encoded by the coding sequence GTGAGCGGGGCCATGCGCGAGGACGCCGATCAGGTCACGGCCACCCACGAATACGCCCAGCGCTTCGCCGGGCCGGTGGGGGCCTACTTTCTCACCGTGCAGGGCGCCCGCACCCTGGAGCTGGCCGCGCCCTGGCCGGGAGCGCGGGTGTTGGACGTTGGCGGCGGCCACGCCCAACTGGCCCCGCCGCTCATCGCGGCGGGCTATCAGGTCACCGTGGCGGGCAGCGACCCCAGCTGCGAGACCCTGCTCAAGGAGCGCCTGAAGCCGGGCTCTTATGAGTTCGTGGCTTGCGACCTCATGGACCTGCCTTTTGAGCCACGCTCCTTTGACCTGGTGCTCAGCTACCGGATGCTCACCCACGTGGCCGATCCTGCCGGTTTCGCGGCCCAGCTCTGCCGGGTGGCCGATCGCGCCGTGATCGTGGACTACCCGGCCAAGCGGAGCTTCAACATCCTGGGCGAGAGCCTGTTCAAGGCCAAGGAGTCCCTGGACGACAACGTCCACACCAGGCATTACGTGAGCTTCTGGGACCGCGAGGTGAGCGAGCTTTTCGCGGCCCGGGGCTTTGGCAAGCCCGTGCGGCGGCGGCAGCACTTCTGGCCCATGGCCCTGCACCGCAAGCTCAAGTCCTCCGGCTTCACCAGCGCGGCCGAGGGCGTGGCCCTGGGCATGGGCCTCACCGCTCTCCTGGGTTCGCCGGTGATCCTGCGCATGGAGCGGGCATCGTGA
- a CDS encoding glycosyltransferase family 4 protein: MKILLLAPHPFYQERGTPIAVRLLATTLASQGHAVEMLCYHEGREVALPGVTLHRISPPGWVKNVPPGPSWQKIVCDLYMWPAARRLAASGGFDLVHAVEEAAFMALRLHKLFGLPYVYDMDSCMSAQIADKFPAAKPLAGLLARLEGAAVRGSAGVVAVCQSLADTALAHGPKAPVCRLEDVSLLEEPGAEPPEERLTYHGPVIMYVGNLESYQGIDLLLKGFALAAQKHPQAHLAVIGGSDSAVAAYQAKAEAMGIGAHAHFLGPRPPAQLGHYLYQANILVSPRIQGENTPMKIYSYLDAGRPLVATRLPTHTQVLDDEISLLVDPTPGDMARGLGELLADPERGRALARAAKQRVAAEYSLAAYRRKLLDFYAQVEAGCLGGRA, from the coding sequence GTGAAGATTCTTCTGCTCGCGCCGCATCCCTTCTATCAGGAGCGGGGCACCCCTATCGCGGTGCGCCTGTTGGCCACCACCCTGGCGAGCCAAGGCCACGCGGTGGAGATGCTCTGCTACCACGAGGGCCGCGAGGTGGCGCTGCCCGGCGTGACCCTGCACCGCATCAGCCCGCCGGGTTGGGTGAAAAACGTGCCGCCCGGGCCGTCCTGGCAAAAGATCGTGTGCGATCTGTACATGTGGCCCGCCGCCCGGCGGCTGGCGGCCTCTGGCGGCTTCGACCTAGTGCACGCGGTGGAGGAGGCGGCCTTCATGGCCCTGCGCCTGCACAAGCTTTTCGGCCTGCCCTATGTCTATGACATGGACTCCTGCATGTCGGCCCAGATCGCGGACAAGTTCCCCGCGGCCAAGCCCCTGGCCGGGCTGCTGGCCCGCTTGGAGGGCGCGGCGGTACGGGGCAGCGCTGGGGTGGTGGCGGTGTGCCAATCCCTGGCCGACACCGCCCTGGCCCACGGCCCCAAGGCCCCGGTGTGCCGTTTGGAGGACGTGAGCCTCTTGGAGGAGCCCGGGGCCGAGCCGCCCGAGGAGCGCTTGACCTACCACGGCCCGGTGATCATGTACGTGGGCAACTTGGAGTCCTACCAGGGCATCGACCTCTTGCTGAAGGGCTTCGCCCTGGCCGCGCAAAAACACCCCCAAGCCCATCTGGCGGTGATCGGGGGCAGCGACAGCGCGGTGGCCGCTTACCAGGCCAAGGCCGAGGCCATGGGCATCGGAGCGCACGCCCATTTCCTGGGGCCGCGCCCGCCCGCCCAGCTGGGGCATTATCTCTACCAGGCCAACATCCTGGTGAGCCCGCGCATTCAGGGCGAGAACACACCCATGAAGATATATTCCTACCTCGACGCGGGGCGGCCCCTGGTGGCCACCCGTCTGCCCACCCACACCCAGGTGCTGGACGACGAGATCAGCCTGCTGGTGGACCCCACTCCCGGCGACATGGCCCGGGGCCTGGGCGAGCTCTTGGCCGACCCGGAGCGGGGCCGGGCCCTGGCCCGCGCGGCCAAGCAGCGTGTGGCAGCCGAGTACAGCCTGGCCGCCTACCGCAGGAAGCTCCTGGACTTCTACGCCCAGGTTGAGGCGGGCTGCTTGGGAGGGCGGGCATGA
- a CDS encoding class I SAM-dependent methyltransferase, with protein MSASRENWALSLYRRSVLKQQKFAAIQGLLEPTQGKRCLDIGADNGVISLLLRQGGGDWASADLAPEAVESIRSLVGGRVERIDGGPLPFKDAEFDCVVVVDFLEHIPDDQGFAAELGRILKPGGQLIVNVPREPRWSLVWPLRHAIGLTDQWHGHLRPGYRRDSLPALLAPWFELSQARTYCKTFSELLDTALNFGYVIKKGSAHGQAATAKGTVVTQADWQQGGKGLVDVAYPIMKAWVWLDNLLPFFRGYRLIVSTRRRG; from the coding sequence ATGAGCGCCAGCCGCGAGAACTGGGCCCTGAGCCTGTACCGGCGCTCGGTGCTCAAGCAGCAGAAGTTCGCGGCCATCCAGGGGCTCTTGGAGCCCACCCAAGGCAAGCGCTGCCTGGACATCGGCGCGGACAACGGGGTGATCAGCCTGCTGCTCCGCCAGGGCGGGGGCGATTGGGCCAGCGCGGACCTGGCGCCCGAGGCAGTGGAGTCCATCCGCTCCCTGGTGGGCGGCCGCGTGGAGCGCATCGACGGCGGGCCGCTGCCTTTCAAAGACGCCGAGTTCGACTGCGTGGTGGTGGTGGACTTTTTGGAGCACATCCCCGACGACCAGGGTTTTGCCGCAGAGTTGGGGCGCATCCTCAAGCCCGGCGGCCAGCTCATCGTCAACGTGCCCCGGGAGCCCCGCTGGTCTCTGGTCTGGCCCCTGCGCCACGCCATCGGGCTCACCGACCAGTGGCACGGCCATCTGCGCCCCGGCTACCGCCGCGACAGCCTTCCGGCCCTCTTGGCGCCCTGGTTCGAGCTGAGCCAGGCGCGCACCTATTGCAAAACTTTCTCCGAGCTGTTGGACACGGCGCTCAACTTCGGGTATGTGATCAAAAAAGGTTCGGCCCATGGCCAGGCCGCCACCGCCAAGGGGACGGTGGTGACCCAGGCTGATTGGCAACAGGGCGGCAAGGGTCTGGTGGACGTGGCCTACCCGATTATGAAGGCCTGGGTCTGGCTGGACAATTTGCTGCCCTTTTTTCGGGGATACCGATTGATCGTCTCCACGAGACGCAGAGGATAG
- a CDS encoding NAD(P)-dependent oxidoreductase yields the protein MKILVTGGTGFTGSALVKRLIGLGHQVVALDYKEGLIPQNLRDAGAEVHIGSVTDAALVDRCTQGVEIVHHLAAAFRELNVPESYYDEVNTGGTQNVFTAAAKHGVKKVVYCSTCGVHGNVDHPPGGEDAPIQPADYYQQTKYNGEVVAQKWFAKGMKTTILRPAAIYGPGDPERFYMIYSRVAKGVFPMFGSGKTLYHPLYIDNLVDAFLLAQEEDKGLGEAYLIADEHFYPIEELVKRVAQAMNMKVRIPHYPVWPLVAAGHVFEKLYKPFNATPPIFPRRVDWYRQNRAFKIDKAKAELGYAPKVGIDEGLSATYRWYQEMGLLK from the coding sequence ATGAAGATTTTGGTTACCGGCGGCACCGGTTTCACCGGCTCGGCCCTGGTCAAGCGGCTCATCGGCCTGGGGCACCAGGTGGTGGCCCTGGACTACAAGGAGGGCCTGATCCCCCAGAACCTGCGCGACGCCGGGGCCGAGGTGCACATCGGCTCGGTCACCGACGCGGCCCTGGTGGACCGCTGCACCCAGGGGGTGGAGATCGTGCACCACCTGGCCGCCGCCTTCCGCGAGCTAAACGTGCCCGAGAGCTACTACGATGAGGTGAACACCGGGGGCACCCAGAACGTATTCACCGCCGCCGCCAAGCACGGGGTGAAGAAGGTCGTCTACTGCTCCACCTGCGGGGTGCACGGCAACGTGGATCACCCGCCTGGCGGCGAGGACGCGCCCATCCAGCCGGCCGACTACTACCAGCAGACCAAGTACAACGGCGAGGTGGTGGCCCAAAAGTGGTTCGCCAAGGGCATGAAGACCACCATCCTCCGGCCCGCGGCCATCTACGGCCCCGGCGACCCGGAACGCTTCTACATGATCTACAGCCGGGTGGCCAAGGGCGTGTTCCCCATGTTCGGCTCGGGCAAGACGCTCTACCACCCCTTGTACATCGACAACCTGGTGGACGCCTTCCTCCTGGCCCAGGAGGAGGACAAGGGCCTGGGCGAGGCGTACCTCATCGCGGACGAGCACTTTTATCCCATCGAGGAGCTGGTCAAGCGGGTGGCTCAGGCCATGAACATGAAGGTGCGCATCCCCCACTACCCGGTGTGGCCCCTGGTGGCGGCCGGGCACGTGTTCGAGAAGCTCTACAAGCCCTTCAACGCCACCCCGCCCATCTTCCCCCGCCGGGTGGACTGGTACCGCCAGAACCGGGCCTTCAAGATCGACAAGGCCAAGGCCGAGCTGGGCTACGCCCCCAAGGTGGGCATCGACGAGGGCCTGAGCGCCACCTACCGCTGGTACCAGGAGATGGGCCTGCTCAAATGA
- a CDS encoding metal-dependent hydrolase, with protein MPTPIGHALAGLAAGTAATGGRTLLGPVKDVVFFCGVGVVADLDFLPGLLSGNGAVWHRGISHSIGAVIAVGLVAWLWGRGRGLGKWLAVGALAAYASHVLLDFLNVDTRPPFGIPLLWPFSGEYMLSHHAIFPDVKREGFTWAIVLHDLKAVGWETLLLGPLALAALWWRRARRTREQGSI; from the coding sequence ATGCCCACGCCGATCGGCCATGCCCTGGCCGGGCTGGCCGCGGGCACCGCGGCCACCGGAGGCCGCACCCTGCTGGGGCCGGTCAAGGACGTGGTGTTCTTCTGCGGGGTGGGCGTGGTGGCGGACCTGGACTTTTTGCCCGGGCTCCTCAGCGGCAACGGCGCGGTCTGGCACCGGGGCATCAGCCACTCTATCGGCGCGGTGATCGCGGTGGGGCTGGTCGCCTGGCTCTGGGGCCGGGGGCGGGGTTTGGGCAAATGGCTGGCCGTGGGAGCCCTGGCCGCCTATGCCAGCCACGTGCTGCTCGACTTTCTCAACGTGGACACCAGGCCGCCCTTTGGGATACCCTTGCTGTGGCCCTTTTCCGGCGAGTATATGCTTTCCCACCATGCTATATTCCCGGATGTGAAGCGCGAGGGCTTCACCTGGGCCATCGTGCTCCACGACCTCAAGGCCGTGGGGTGGGAGACGCTGCTCTTGGGGCCCCTGGCCTTGGCCGCCTTGTGGTGGCGCCGGGCGCGCCGGACGCGGGAACAAGGAAGCATCTAA